The Candidatus Cloacimonas sp. genome contains the following window.
TACTGCCAAATCAGCAACTTTGCCACTTATCCCGCCATATTCTTCCGGAATTAAAATAGCGAAAAGATCGCTTTGTTTCATCACTTCTACAATATCCCAGGGGAAAATACCCTCTTCATCATACTTTTCAGAAACAGGTCTTATTTTTTCTTCTGCAATCCGGCGCGCTATTTCCTGCATTTCCAATTGTTCTTCAGTTAAAAAGTAGTTCATTATGTAACTCCTATATTATTCTATGTATTATATATTATTACATTAGGCAAAAATTCGCTGAAACTGTCAATCTATTTTTTCCTTCCTAAATTACAGTTCAACATTAGCAGAGGCGTCCTGAAAAAAGTGGGGGGCTAAAATTATGGACACCTCTCTTCTTCTTTGGGCAAATAATAATCTGTGTGCTTTATCTATTTTACTATAATCTTCCCTTTTGCTTTTCCGCTACGGTAGAAATATAACCCGCTTCCTATTCCTTTTCCTTCAAGGTTTATACTTTTTTCCCCTCTTTGAACAGGAACTTGTAACACTTTCTGTCCCCGCAAATTATAAACTTCCAGTTCTCCGAAGTAAGCATTATCTGTTTTGAAATTGAGGATACCATCCTTATTTACCGGATTAGGATACAATGATATTTGGGGCAAAGGCAATTCCTCATCGGAAACAGGAGTTTCATTGCTATAATAACAAATATCGGTTGGGGTTAAAGCAACCGTCCATTGGGAAACTGGCTGCCAGTTATTATTCCTTAAATATACAGTTCCATTTTGACTCCAGGGAGTATAAAGAACAGCAACACAGTCATTTGAACCGCTTATCATTATCCCTCCAGGAGTTAAAGGATTATTGCTGTTATTCAAAATCTCCAGGGTGGAAGCATTATAAGAATATACTCCGCTGTTATATCCCTCTCCCAAATAAGCAATTCCTTGTGGGCTAATCCACACACTCCAAGGGTTGCCTCCAATTGTAAGACGGTCTATGCGTTCATCGGTTACGGAATCAATAATATCCACAGCTCCGGAAATGGAACTCCAATTACCGGTGCAAACAATATGCAGTTGAGAGTTAAAAACATATAAATCCTGAGGATTCGTCCACACAGGAATGGTTTTTATTACACTGAAAGAATTCAGATCAATTACAGAAACGCTGCTATTGGCATAACCACTGGCATAGCCACCTGTATTACATACATATAATTTTCCATTACAGACCTCCAAACCTTCCGGGGCGGTGCCAACTGTAATCTGATCTACCACAGTCCAGCTTTCCTGACTGATTTTATAGACCTTATTGGTAAACATTCCGCTCACATACAGATAACCATTATTCTCTACTACATCCCAGGGATTGGAACTGGAGGCAATAAAAATATTACGGATAGTTGTTCCACTATTTCTATCTATCATCTGAATGCTGTTAGCTCCGGAAAGAACCACATAAATATAATCATTATTCACTTTCAGCATATTCGGAGTTAACCCTAATTGCGTAAAATTGTTAATCACAGTTCCTGCTTCAGTATCAATTCTGCTAAGGGTGCGGGATTCGGAATTTACCACATAAATATAATCTGCTTGCAGAAAGGCAACACAGATTACAGGGAGTAGAAGAATTAATAAGAACTTTTTCATCATATCCTCATATCATTAAAATAAAGGGTCTTCTAAAAAATACGGCAACCCGTGAACCAATATAAAATAATCTGCTTTTGTGTCAAATCCCAATCTATATTTTTCCCAGTTTTTACTTGACGGCATCCCCTATAATTTGACATCGCTATAATATGCGAATTAGCTAAAAAGTAATAACTTGCAGTTTATGGCAAGGAATGATTTTTTATAAAATAGAGGAAAAGAATGGATAGTAGAGATGAAATAGTGCCTGATGAAGAGCTGAAAGCCATTATAGAAGAAGTGGCAATCGGATTTTATGGGATATTATTTGATTATGTAACAGAGGAATATGATGCTTCTTTATTTGAGGTATATGATGCCATTGATTACAGGGATGTGTATATTCAGCAGGCATACGAAAGAGGGCTTTTAAGTGACGAACAGATAAAGGAAGTGAAGGAGATAGATGACTATATTTTGCAACATAAAATGCCTGATGCTGTGCGGGAATTTAAAGAATGGCTGAAGACACATACCCTGGAAGCTGATAAGTTAAAAAAAACCAAGTAAAAAGAACATTTAGAACGGATGGTCGGGATTTGAACACGGTTAAAAGAAAAAATAAATAAGGCGTAAGAGTTGGGTTGACCAGGAGGTCAACCCTCCGGGGAAAAAGGGTGGTTGACGAGGAGGTCAACCCTCCGGGAAAAGGGTAGGTTGACCAGGAGGTCAACCCTCCGGGAAAAGGAAAAAGGCATAAGAAGTGGGTTGACCAGGAGGTCAACCCTCCGGGAAAATGCGGAGGAACAGTGTCCTCCGACTACACTTTTATTGTAAATTGAGGAAATATTGGATAAAGTCCTTGCGGAATTTGTTTTCTATATTTTGGGAAAGAACTTTTAAAGCCCGAGAAGTAGCTTCCTCAATAGTGGAACCACCTTGTTCCGTTTTATCCACAAAGGCAAAGAGGTTTTTTTCTCCATAATTGAAAGAAATATTAAGGCGGAGAGGTTGGAAAAATTGTTGTCCCAGGGTTTTAGACGGCTCGGGATGCACTACAGCGACAATTTGGTATTCAGAGTTATCTTTTTCCTGCAAGCCCATTTGGTTTATAACATTTTTCAGCGAGGCGTCCAAAATGCCTGAAGAATCGCCGGTAACTCTAATCTGCAAGGGAATATCACGAGCCATAGAAGTTCTTAATTCCATAAGTTCCTGCAAGCTATGAAACGGCTTTAAAAGAGTGCCGGAATCGCTTGCCAAGGCATTATAATAAGTATAAGCATCTTGTGTTTGTTGCAGTTTATCAATAGCGCTCAAAATTCCGGCATAGCGAATGAGGGGATTATCATTCTTTCCCAGGCAGTTTTCAATAAATTCCTCGCAGTCGTCAATTTCATTTCGGTATATGTTCTGCACGGCGATTTTATCCATCACAGCTAAGGCATAGTAAGTTTTAGTTTTAGGGTCTTGCCAGGTTTCTTTTATTTGGGTATATTTTATAGTCCCTTCCGCAATTGCCTTAATGGAAGAAGAGGTTTCGCTGCTTGTTTGGGAACCTGATAAGGAGCTTTTTTCGCTTTCCATAGTTTTTGTAACGGCAATAACGCGAGTTTCAAAGAAGCCGGCAATATTTTTCAGTGCCTCATTTTGTGCGTTATTAAGTTCTTTTGCCATTCCCAATCCGCAAAGATAACGGTTTGCAGGGTATAGTGAATAGGGCTGAGCAATCCATTCCGGTCTTTTCTTTCCTGCGCATAAACAAGAAACTATCATTAAGAGAAAAGTAACCGACAAGACGATTTTTTTAGGTGGTCTCATAGTTTATCCGTTTACCTGAAGCAGGCAGAGTTTTAATTCCCTCTCCTGCAAGAAAATGGTTATTTTGCACATAAGCCGAATCCTGTGTTTCACTGGAATAAATTATCGGTAACATCTTTCGGAATATCAATATTTTGAGTTCTGGCAATAGCAATAAAATCGCTAATAGTTCTCAATTGATTAGAAAGCAAAACAGGAAGCCCTAATACCACATTCGTAGCATAAGGAATATCTTTAACATACATAACGGCATCTATTCCTTTAGCGTTTTTAGCTTCATTTATAAACATCCTGGAACTTTCCAGAATGGTTTTTCCCCGCACAATGGAGCTGGCAAGATAAATGAAGCCGCTTAAAAAATAGACCTTTTGCGATTCGCTTAATTGAGCTTTATTTGTTTTCAGGTCGTCCAATTTGGCTTTCAGGGTTTCCGAAATTTCAGCATCGCTACCTTCCAGGTTTCCCGAAAGCAGGGATTTACCTTCCGCTTCCACTTTCACATATTCCTGACGCATACCTAAAGAGGTAGTTACCATTTCTTCCGCTATTTTAGATTCCCCTTTTGCCAGTTTATAGTTCAGGTTAATAATCTTAAAATTAGTCGTCTTCGGCATTAACAGTGCCCCTGCAAAGGATTCCAGAGAAAGCAAAGGCAGTTTATTATAATATTCCGGATTATCCAGCTGAGTATCATCCAGAAAAAGCTTTGTTTCCTCTTCCTTCTTTTTCTTTTTGGCTTCAAGACCTGAACAGCTAATTAATAGCGTAAAAATACAGGTTAAGATTAGTAACCGGTGGAGGGTTCTCATTAAATTCTTTAGTTTAGCTTCCAAGCTTTACGCGTAATTGGTCAACCAAATCCTGAGAGGCATTTTTTGCCGCTTCAATTAAAGCATTCGTTTTAGCTACGGTCGGATTTGAACCCACCCCGCTGAATTGATAAGGTCCTGCACTGCAAATTTTTACAGCGAATTTTTTGCGCAGGTCTAAAATATAACCGTTTACTTTTACATATACCTTACTGCCACCCGTAACAGGATCAATTTCTTCTCTGCCCACATCCAGCATAGCTACTGCCAAAAAGTCCAAACCAGCTTCGCGCGCTATATCCGTTGCCTCTTTTTGAGTAGATGAAGAAACTTCATTTAAAGCGGCAAAATCGTAGGCAAATTTTTCGGGTAGAATCCCCACTTCATAAGTTGGCACTACTTCAAAATTGGCTTTATTAAAGACCTCGGTAACTTTGGCATCAATTTCTCCGGGATTATAGATGCGGTATGATATTCCTTCACTCGCGTTAGTAACTGATTCCGAATACATTACAGATTTGCTGGTAGAGCTCTTTTTGCTGGCACTGATATCGGCTTGACTGCTTGCCCTAAGTTTATCACTATCGGAAAGCTCGGAAGTAGTTTCTCCGCTTGTAGAAACAGAACCGGAAGCGGCAACATCGGATTTGGCGGAAAGGTCTTTTTTCACCGTTTTTCCCTGACTTTCCACAGCCGCCACTTCTCTGGCTACATACACAAAGCTTAAGTAAGTTGGCTTAGCCATTTCCATCACACCTTTCATTTTCTCATTGATTAAGAGGTCTAATTGCACATCATCAATGGTAACTTCCATCAGTTGTTCCCAAACGCCATTAACATTTTCCCCGTTGTTTAAGACATTAACTTCCAGAATATAGTTATCTATATTTTTCTCAATTTCGGGCAGCAGTTCGTTGATTAGCTCTCTTCTACGGCTGTCTTTTTCGGAAGCATATTTCTTGATGGCTAAGACCTTCGCGTTATAGGTAGCGGTTTTAATTTCTTCCGGTTTCGGTTTTTTCCTTTTGGTTTCAACCGTGCCTTTCACTTTAACTTTAATTGCTGCATCCAGATAAGTATAGGAAAACAGCAAAGTAATGCCCAGCAGAATGATAGTTAATAGTTTGCGCATTTTTTTAAGATCCCCTTCATTAGTTTTTTATCTTCTTTCAGCGTTGCCGGAATTTTATCCGATAGCGTTAAAAGTAAAATTTCGTTATAGTTATAGAATTCATTACCGATTCTCTGACCGCTTACGGTTTGTTTGGCAGCACCATTTTGAATAATTTGTTTCCAGTATTCCTGATTAAATTCTGCATCGTAAATTCGCATTTCCAGTTCCACCCCATAGAGGTCAACTCTTTCAGCAGGTGTTTCTTTATGCAGCTTTTTCACAAAACGCAAAACATCCACATCTATATCGTAACTGGAAGGCGGTATAGTAAAGTTTTGCATTTTAGCATCGGAAAAGGATAGTGACATTTTATAGGATAAATTGCTGCGTGAATAGGGCAGAACGGTTAAATTCATTTTGAAAGCCAATGCCTCTGTTAAGTGCTGAGCTACAAGAGCCGTGTATGATTCCAGGTTTGCCTTGGTTCCAAAAGAACCCAAATAGGGCAATGCTTCTTCCTTGAAATTGATATTGGTAACTTTAATCGTGAGCGAACCGGAAGAACGAAGATAGATATTGCGGCGGTTGCTATCCAGCTTCTGCAAAATATTCTCGGAATAAAGTTTTTTAAGGGTTTGAACAATTGTTTGCCTATCCGGTTTGCCATTATAAAGATCTATATAAGTAACAGTTATAGGATAGGATTGTAAAACGGTGAAATCAGCAAAATCCATAATGAAAACAGTGCAACCAAGATTATAAATTGCCTTGGTTTCTTTTTCATAATATTCAAAAGCAACCTCTTCCCTATTTAAAGCAATTGCCAGAGATAGAGTTCCC
Protein-coding sequences here:
- a CDS encoding LPP20 family lipoprotein — protein: MRPPKKIVLSVTFLLMIVSCLCAGKKRPEWIAQPYSLYPANRYLCGLGMAKELNNAQNEALKNIAGFFETRVIAVTKTMESEKSSLSGSQTSSETSSSIKAIAEGTIKYTQIKETWQDPKTKTYYALAVMDKIAVQNIYRNEIDDCEEFIENCLGKNDNPLIRYAGILSAIDKLQQTQDAYTYYNALASDSGTLLKPFHSLQELMELRTSMARDIPLQIRVTGDSSGILDASLKNVINQMGLQEKDNSEYQIVAVVHPEPSKTLGQQFFQPLRLNISFNYGEKNLFAFVDKTEQGGSTIEEATSRALKVLSQNIENKFRKDFIQYFLNLQ
- a CDS encoding T9SS type A sorting domain-containing protein, giving the protein MKKFLLILLLPVICVAFLQADYIYVVNSESRTLSRIDTEAGTVINNFTQLGLTPNMLKVNNDYIYVVLSGANSIQMIDRNSGTTIRNIFIASSSNPWDVVENNGYLYVSGMFTNKVYKISQESWTVVDQITVGTAPEGLEVCNGKLYVCNTGGYASGYANSSVSVIDLNSFSVIKTIPVWTNPQDLYVFNSQLHIVCTGNWSSISGAVDIIDSVTDERIDRLTIGGNPWSVWISPQGIAYLGEGYNSGVYSYNASTLEILNNSNNPLTPGGIMISGSNDCVAVLYTPWSQNGTVYLRNNNWQPVSQWTVALTPTDICYYSNETPVSDEELPLPQISLYPNPVNKDGILNFKTDNAYFGELEVYNLRGQKVLQVPVQRGEKSINLEGKGIGSGLYFYRSGKAKGKIIVK